In Clarias gariepinus isolate MV-2021 ecotype Netherlands chromosome 9, CGAR_prim_01v2, whole genome shotgun sequence, a single window of DNA contains:
- the LOC128530218 gene encoding cytosolic sulfotransferase 2-like, giving the protein MDQLRPKLFDFHGVSMTHFFTDNWDKVQNFKAKPDDIVVATYPKAGTTWVCYILDLLYFGQTCPEREKSVTIYDRVPFLEFICPQYPTGIDMADTLPTSPRIIKTHLPVQFLPKSFWQQNCKIVYVARNAKDNVVSYFHFDRMEKVQPEPGDWSSFLQRFKEGKMVFGSWYDHVCGWWEKKRTYSNIHYMFYEDLVKDTGLEIKKLGSFLGLSTSEEERKKIVACVQFDVMKANPMTNLSDDPTLDCSVSQFLRKGKVGDWKNHFTVAQKEQFDEHYKQKMKDTNLQFCEEI; this is encoded by the exons aTGGATCAGTTACGCCCAAAGCTTTTTGACTTCCACGGTGTGTCTATGACACATTTTTTTACCGACAACTGGGACAAAGTCCAGAACTTTAAAGCTAAACCAGATGACATTGTTGTTGCCACATACCCTAAAGCAG GTACCACTTGGGTTTGCTACATTCTTGACCTACTTTATTTTGGTCAGACGTGTCCTGAGCGTGAAAAATCTGTCACTATCTATGACAGAGTGCCATTTTTGGAGTTTATCTGCCCACAATATCCTACAG GAATAGACATGGCAGATACGTTGCCTACCTCTCCTCGCATCATCAAAACTCATCTGCCTGTTCAGTTTCTACCCAAGTCCTTCTGGCAGCAGAACTGCAAG aTTGTTTATGTTGCTCGCAACGCTAAGGACAATGTTGTTTCCTATTTCCACTTTGACAGAATGGAAAAGGTACAACCAGAGCCAGGAGACTGGAGCAGTTTCTTACAAAGATTCAAAGAAGGAAAGA TGGTGTTTGGCTCCTGGTATGACCATGTATGTGGGtggtgggaaaagaaaaggacaTACTCCAATATTCACTATATGTTCTATGAGGATCTGGTGAAG GACACTGGACTTGAGATTAAAAAACTTGGCTCCTTTCTTGGTTTATCCACATCCGAAGAAGAGAGGAAGAAGATTGTAGCATGTGTTCAGTTTGATGTCATGAAGGCGAATCCCATGACTAACCTTAGTGATGATCCAACACTAGACTGCAGTGTCTCTCAATTCCTGCGAAAAG GTAAAGTCGGTGACTGGAAGAATCACTTTACTGTGGCTCAGAAAGAACAGTTTGATGAACACTACAAGCAAAAGATGAAGGACACAAATTTACAGTTCTGTGAagagatttag